One Magnetococcales bacterium genomic region harbors:
- a CDS encoding adenylyl-sulfate reductase subunit alpha, protein MGTFGNPDIVEVDTDILIIGGGMGACGAAYEIMRWKPDNIRVRLVDKAAMERSGAVAMGLSAINTYLGENNPADYVKMVSNDLMGIVRDDLIFDVGRHVDNSVELFEEWGLPVWKQPGDEEKSLKEGGKPVRSGKWQIMINGESYKTIVAEAAKKALGMDNIQERVFIVKLLLDSKIENRVAGAVGFSNREDKIYVYSANAILLVAGGAVNVFRPRSVGEGLGRTWYPVWNAGSTYAMAAQVGAELTMMENRFVPARFKDGYGPVGAWFLLFKAKATNGKGENYLEINKKMLDDYPPYGKSHVPATCLRNHLMMKEQKEGRGPILMRTDTALQALAKSYEEEFGPKEAKKKIKHLEAEAWEDFLDMCIGQAGVWAGENIEPEIKPSELMPTEPYFLGSHSGCCGIWVSGPEDIAPKEWCWGYRSMTTVNGLFTAADGVGASGHKFSSGSHAEGRIAIKGALKWVLDHKDYKPSLSRTPKDLAEEIYAPVRTFLAHKDYTTAVDINPNYITPKMLQFRLQKIMDEYVAGVSTGYVTNETMMTIAVDKIQELKKDSEKMCARDLHELMRAWENYHRIYAGEAHLRHMLFRKETRYPGFYYNMDYNFVDEKNWKCFVNSKIDPKTGEWVAFKKEHKDLIPK, encoded by the coding sequence ATGGGAACTTTCGGGAATCCGGATATCGTTGAAGTCGATACCGACATTTTGATCATCGGTGGTGGCATGGGCGCCTGCGGGGCCGCCTACGAAATCATGCGCTGGAAACCGGACAATATCCGGGTCCGGCTCGTTGACAAGGCAGCCATGGAACGCTCCGGTGCCGTGGCCATGGGTCTCTCCGCCATCAATACCTACCTGGGCGAAAACAACCCCGCCGACTACGTGAAAATGGTCTCCAATGACCTGATGGGCATCGTGCGCGATGACCTGATCTTCGATGTGGGTCGCCATGTGGACAACTCCGTCGAACTCTTCGAAGAATGGGGCCTGCCCGTTTGGAAACAGCCCGGCGACGAAGAGAAATCCTTGAAAGAAGGTGGCAAGCCAGTCCGCTCCGGCAAATGGCAGATCATGATCAACGGCGAATCCTACAAGACCATCGTCGCCGAAGCCGCCAAAAAAGCCCTGGGCATGGACAACATCCAAGAGCGCGTCTTCATCGTGAAACTGCTCCTGGACTCCAAAATCGAAAACCGCGTCGCCGGTGCCGTCGGCTTCTCCAATCGCGAAGACAAAATCTACGTCTACAGCGCCAATGCCATCCTGCTGGTGGCCGGCGGTGCCGTGAACGTGTTCCGTCCCCGGTCCGTGGGCGAAGGTCTGGGCCGTACCTGGTACCCGGTGTGGAATGCCGGCTCCACCTACGCCATGGCCGCCCAGGTCGGTGCCGAGCTGACCATGATGGAAAACCGGTTCGTCCCCGCCCGCTTCAAGGACGGCTACGGCCCGGTCGGTGCCTGGTTCCTGCTGTTCAAAGCCAAGGCCACCAACGGCAAGGGGGAAAATTACCTCGAAATCAACAAGAAAATGTTGGACGACTATCCCCCCTACGGCAAGTCCCACGTCCCGGCCACCTGCCTGCGCAACCATCTGATGATGAAAGAGCAGAAAGAAGGCCGCGGTCCCATCCTGATGCGGACCGATACCGCCCTCCAAGCCCTGGCCAAATCCTACGAAGAAGAGTTTGGACCCAAGGAAGCCAAGAAGAAAATCAAACACCTGGAAGCCGAAGCCTGGGAAGACTTCCTCGACATGTGTATCGGTCAGGCCGGCGTGTGGGCCGGTGAAAACATCGAACCGGAAATCAAACCCTCCGAACTGATGCCCACCGAACCCTACTTCCTCGGTTCCCACTCCGGCTGCTGCGGCATCTGGGTGAGCGGTCCCGAAGACATCGCCCCCAAAGAGTGGTGCTGGGGCTATCGTTCCATGACCACGGTCAACGGCCTCTTCACGGCTGCGGACGGTGTCGGCGCTTCCGGCCACAAATTCTCCTCCGGCTCCCATGCCGAAGGCCGTATCGCCATCAAGGGTGCCCTGAAGTGGGTCCTCGACCACAAGGATTACAAACCCTCCCTGAGTCGGACACCCAAGGATCTGGCCGAAGAGATCTATGCCCCGGTCCGGACCTTCCTGGCCCACAAGGATTATACCACCGCCGTGGATATCAATCCCAACTACATCACCCCCAAAATGCTTCAGTTCCGCCTGCAAAAAATCATGGATGAATATGTGGCAGGTGTCAGCACCGGCTATGTCACCAACGAAACCATGATGACCATCGCCGTGGACAAAATTCAGGAACTGAAAAAAGACTCCGAAAAAATGTGCGCCCGTGACCTGCATGAACTCATGCGCGCCTGGGAAAACTACCACCGCATCTACGCCGGCGAAGCCCACCTGCGGCACATGCTGTTCCGCAAGGAAACCCGCTACCCCGGCTTCTACTACAACATGGACTACAACTTCGTTGACGAAAAGAACTGGAAGTGCTTCGTCAACTCCAAGATCGATCCCAAAACCGGCGAATGGGTCGCCTTCAAGAAAGAACACAAAGACCTGATTCCCAAGTGA
- a CDS encoding YkgJ family cysteine cluster protein, protein MSDESQKSAEELDRERVLALDEDMRDMPRETRNILQPVKLSGKDHMRFRCHPEISCFNACCQNVEIVLTPYDLYRLRRRLNLSAETFLHTYAIPTSLAKGQLPVALIQMDPETGRCPFNRPEGCSVYTDRPVTCRYYPIGMALMRRQETSSGEDFYFLIKEDFCQGHKEEKRWTIQEWREDQGSDGYDVQNRSWMELIIKRRSAGDMVQTSLPVTEMFYMASTNPEAMRQFIFDSSFLRRYQVDPETEEKIRTNDLALTDFALSWLKSVLFGDSFIPVRPEVFEELKQRRTRQKAEQPTPDEEP, encoded by the coding sequence ATGTCCGACGAAAGCCAAAAGTCCGCCGAAGAACTGGATCGGGAAAGAGTCCTGGCCCTGGACGAAGATATGCGCGACATGCCCCGGGAAACGCGCAATATCCTGCAACCAGTCAAGTTGTCGGGAAAAGATCACATGCGTTTCCGGTGTCATCCGGAAATTTCCTGTTTCAATGCCTGTTGTCAAAACGTTGAAATCGTCCTGACACCTTATGATCTGTATCGGTTGCGGCGGCGATTGAACCTCTCCGCCGAAACGTTTCTCCATACCTACGCCATCCCCACATCCCTGGCCAAGGGACAGTTGCCCGTGGCCCTGATTCAAATGGACCCCGAAACAGGCCGTTGTCCATTCAACAGACCCGAGGGATGCTCGGTCTATACGGACCGGCCCGTCACCTGCCGCTACTACCCGATCGGCATGGCCCTGATGCGCCGCCAGGAAACGAGCAGTGGTGAAGATTTTTATTTTTTGATCAAGGAAGACTTTTGTCAGGGTCACAAGGAAGAAAAACGCTGGACCATACAGGAGTGGCGGGAAGACCAGGGCAGCGATGGCTATGACGTGCAAAATCGCAGTTGGATGGAGCTGATCATCAAACGGCGGTCGGCAGGCGACATGGTGCAAACCTCGCTGCCGGTCACGGAAATGTTCTACATGGCCAGCACCAACCCGGAAGCCATGCGCCAGTTCATCTTCGACTCCAGCTTTCTGCGCCGCTACCAGGTGGACCCGGAAACAGAAGAAAAAATCCGTACCAACGATCTGGCCCTGACCGATTTTGCCCTCTCCTGGCTTAAAAGCGTCCTGTTTGGTGATTCGTTCATTCCGGTTCGCCCCGAAGTGTTCGAGGAACTCAAACAGCGGCGAACCAGACAAAAGGCAGAGCAACCCACACCAGATGAGGAACCCTGA
- a CDS encoding NUDIX hydrolase, which yields MIIRPGGLLVHDGRLLLMRYEYGGQDRFNLPGGKPDPGEDWRQCLIREWAEELNLTVQPGKLIFLVESEGGGRNVLHPLFQLTGTNPPKPRLNPHQTSALEVLWLNSNTLRQAILYPHIPHVLSEWLEGKSGSDPYLGRILQPWS from the coding sequence ATGATCATCCGCCCAGGCGGATTGCTTGTGCATGACGGACGCCTGCTGCTCATGCGCTATGAATACGGCGGCCAGGACCGGTTCAATCTCCCCGGCGGCAAGCCTGACCCGGGCGAGGATTGGCGGCAATGCCTGATCCGCGAGTGGGCTGAAGAGTTGAACCTGACTGTCCAACCCGGAAAATTGATCTTCCTGGTCGAAAGTGAGGGAGGCGGACGCAACGTCCTCCATCCGCTTTTTCAACTCACCGGAACCAATCCCCCCAAGCCAAGATTGAATCCGCACCAAACCTCCGCTCTTGAGGTACTCTGGCTGAACAGCAACACCCTGCGACAAGCCATCCTTTACCCACATATCCCGCATGTGTTGTCTGAATGGCTGGAAGGCAAAAGTGGCAGCGATCCCTACCTGGGACGGATCCTTCAGCCGTGGAGTTAG
- a CDS encoding DUF302 domain-containing protein: MAVIRNLLALLGLVVLIAGGVGYAVVAPVLGEFDPQFMGVYAQFAEKLLATKDPGSTMVYSVPVKEGISVEEVKDSLQSLAAEKKFLYVGEAPFYKQVQSMTGKPYRHITFMSFCDSAVGKMMADYNDVYTAFMPCRIAVVEDKNKPGKYWLHTMSLDMMIHGGKELPPELKKEAQRIWETMQSIMNGAANGKF, from the coding sequence ATGGCTGTCATCAGAAATTTATTGGCGCTTCTGGGTTTGGTGGTATTGATTGCCGGTGGGGTTGGTTACGCGGTCGTGGCACCGGTGCTGGGGGAGTTTGATCCGCAGTTCATGGGGGTGTACGCGCAGTTTGCCGAGAAACTGCTGGCAACCAAGGATCCGGGATCGACGATGGTCTACAGTGTCCCGGTCAAGGAGGGTATTTCCGTCGAGGAAGTCAAAGACTCCTTGCAGAGCCTGGCAGCGGAAAAGAAGTTTCTCTACGTTGGCGAGGCTCCGTTTTACAAACAGGTTCAATCCATGACCGGAAAGCCGTATCGTCACATTACCTTCATGTCGTTCTGTGACTCTGCGGTTGGCAAGATGATGGCGGATTACAACGATGTCTACACCGCCTTCATGCCTTGCCGTATTGCAGTCGTCGAAGACAAAAACAAGCCTGGAAAGTACTGGCTGCATACCATGAGCCTGGACATGATGATTCATGGTGGCAAGGAGTTGCCGCCTGAACTCAAGAAAGAGGCACAACGTATCTGGGAGACCATGCAGTCGATCATGAACGGGGCAGCGAACGGCAAGTTTTAA
- a CDS encoding c-type cytochrome produces MAGPTPSMLSNTCAGCHGPNGVAPGPSIPTIAGMPYNFLKLMMTEFLKDERPSTIMSRVAKGYSDADIDVIAKHFSELKWGVQGGASVKGKSIDPAKAEKGKPLAKECEKCHEEGGKKQDEDTPRIAGQWLEYLLIKMDDYKTNEKYPQPKKMKSQMDKLSVEDLEAVAHYFASQK; encoded by the coding sequence ATGGCCGGTCCCACGCCGTCGATGTTGAGTAATACCTGTGCCGGATGTCATGGACCAAACGGAGTCGCCCCCGGACCGTCCATACCTACGATTGCCGGAATGCCATACAATTTTTTGAAACTGATGATGACTGAATTCCTGAAGGATGAACGTCCATCGACCATCATGTCCCGGGTTGCCAAAGGCTACAGCGACGCCGACATTGACGTCATCGCCAAGCATTTCTCGGAGTTGAAATGGGGTGTCCAGGGCGGAGCATCGGTGAAAGGCAAGAGTATCGATCCCGCCAAGGCTGAGAAAGGTAAACCCCTCGCCAAAGAGTGTGAAAAATGCCACGAAGAAGGCGGCAAAAAACAGGATGAAGATACCCCCAGAATTGCCGGTCAGTGGTTGGAGTACCTCCTGATCAAGATGGATGACTACAAAACCAACGAGAAGTATCCTCAGCCCAAGAAAATGAAGAGTCAGATGGACAAGCTATCCGTTGAGGATTTGGAAGCGGTCGCACACTACTTCGCCAGCCAGAAATAA
- a CDS encoding FCSD flavin-binding domain-containing protein codes for MYNLSRRNFVKLTGGLAAVGLTSPLLTGSARAAEGKKRVVIIGGGYGGAIASRYIRMADPNIVVTLIEKEKIYYSCPLSNPVIIKTRDLKVQRWTYENLVKNGVNVQYDEVVEIDPVKKSVTTAKGASFSYDKLVVSPGVDFKWEAIEGYSEKASEKIPHGWKAGTQTLLLQEQLSAMTDGDPYIIVAPPMPFRCPPGPYERAGLVAWYLKQHKPRSKVIILDAKDKFAKQGLFINGWKELGYNVEWVPGNEGGKVTRVDVEGMKVFTEMQEYKSSAINIIPAQKAGKIAHMAGLVDKTGWCPVNQKTYESTIHKDIYVIGDACIATAEIPKSGYAANSQGKIAAAAIVAAFKGQGEPDPSYVNTCYSLLSPDYGISVAAIWTFKDGQVTKVSGGVSPEKASAAFRKQEASYAESWYQSIMAEMFS; via the coding sequence ATGTATAATCTGTCACGTCGCAATTTTGTCAAATTGACCGGTGGCCTCGCGGCTGTTGGTTTGACCTCCCCCCTGCTCACCGGTTCCGCCCGGGCTGCCGAAGGCAAAAAGCGTGTGGTCATCATTGGTGGCGGATATGGCGGTGCCATCGCTTCCCGATACATCCGCATGGCAGACCCCAATATTGTTGTCACCCTGATCGAAAAAGAAAAAATTTACTACTCCTGCCCCCTCAGCAATCCGGTCATCATCAAAACCCGTGACCTGAAAGTGCAAAGGTGGACCTACGAAAATCTGGTCAAGAATGGCGTCAACGTGCAGTATGACGAAGTGGTGGAAATCGATCCGGTCAAAAAGTCCGTCACCACAGCCAAAGGCGCTTCGTTCTCCTATGACAAACTGGTGGTTTCCCCCGGGGTGGATTTCAAGTGGGAAGCCATCGAGGGATACAGCGAAAAAGCCAGCGAAAAAATTCCCCATGGCTGGAAAGCCGGTACCCAGACCCTGCTGTTGCAGGAACAGTTGAGTGCCATGACCGATGGCGACCCCTATATCATCGTTGCCCCCCCCATGCCGTTCCGTTGTCCACCCGGACCCTACGAGCGGGCCGGACTGGTGGCTTGGTATCTGAAGCAACACAAACCCAGATCCAAGGTGATCATTCTGGATGCCAAAGACAAATTTGCCAAACAGGGCCTCTTCATCAATGGCTGGAAAGAACTCGGCTACAATGTCGAGTGGGTCCCCGGCAACGAAGGGGGCAAAGTGACCCGTGTCGATGTGGAAGGCATGAAGGTTTTCACGGAAATGCAGGAGTACAAAAGCTCGGCCATCAACATTATCCCGGCGCAGAAAGCCGGAAAAATCGCCCACATGGCTGGACTGGTTGACAAGACGGGTTGGTGTCCAGTCAATCAGAAAACCTACGAGTCCACGATCCACAAAGACATCTATGTGATCGGTGACGCCTGCATCGCCACGGCGGAAATTCCCAAGTCTGGCTATGCTGCCAACAGCCAGGGCAAGATTGCCGCTGCCGCCATCGTGGCTGCCTTCAAGGGCCAGGGTGAACCCGACCCCTCTTACGTCAACACCTGTTACAGCCTGTTGTCACCGGATTACGGCATTTCCGTCGCCGCCATCTGGACTTTCAAAGACGGTCAGGTGACCAAGGTTTCGGGTGGCGTCTCCCCCGAAAAAGCCTCCGCCGCCTTCCGCAAACAGGAAGCCTCCTACGCCGAAAGCTGGTACCAGAGCATCATGGCGGAAATGTTCTCCTGA
- a CDS encoding twin-arginine translocation signal domain-containing protein, producing the protein MQKAELKNLSRRDFLLTAGVAGLCVVAMATLPQGANAADIQALIAEHAGAGTPAMEKVVLEAPEKAESGAAVQLGVKVNHPMEAGNYIESVSIFVEDNPKPFVGKFEFFPETGAIDMKIPVKMAKGSQVHVIAKSNSGKLYGVVKKVDVAEGGCAG; encoded by the coding sequence ATGCAAAAAGCTGAGTTGAAAAATTTGAGCCGACGGGATTTTCTCCTGACGGCGGGTGTGGCAGGATTGTGCGTGGTGGCCATGGCAACCTTGCCGCAAGGGGCAAATGCTGCCGACATACAGGCACTCATTGCCGAACACGCCGGAGCCGGTACCCCGGCCATGGAAAAGGTGGTCCTTGAAGCACCCGAAAAAGCCGAAAGCGGTGCCGCCGTGCAGTTGGGTGTCAAGGTGAACCATCCCATGGAGGCCGGTAACTATATCGAGTCCGTCAGCATCTTCGTCGAAGACAATCCCAAACCTTTTGTCGGAAAATTTGAATTTTTCCCGGAAACCGGTGCCATTGACATGAAAATTCCTGTCAAAATGGCCAAGGGTTCCCAGGTACATGTCATCGCCAAGTCCAACTCGGGCAAATTGTACGGGGTGGTCAAGAAGGTTGATGTGGCCGAAGGTGGTTGTGCGGGCTGA
- the soxZ gene encoding thiosulfate oxidation carrier complex protein SoxZ: MADTGGPRIAEVKGPVAPGTIVEIKAAIRHPMESGLRKDKESGEVVPAHYVEKVEAVYLDKPVARATWTGSVSKNPIFRFNLKATKTGKLKITWTDNKGGSWSQETEIKVQ, from the coding sequence ATGGCAGATACTGGTGGACCCCGCATCGCCGAGGTCAAGGGACCGGTCGCACCTGGAACCATTGTCGAAATCAAGGCCGCCATCCGGCATCCCATGGAGAGCGGTTTGCGCAAGGACAAAGAATCCGGTGAGGTCGTCCCCGCCCATTACGTCGAAAAGGTTGAGGCTGTCTATCTGGATAAACCTGTGGCCCGTGCCACCTGGACCGGTTCCGTGTCGAAAAATCCCATCTTCCGCTTCAATCTTAAAGCCACCAAAACCGGCAAATTGAAAATCACCTGGACAGACAACAAAGGCGGCAGTTGGAGCCAGGAAACCGAAATCAAAGTGCAATAA